The sequence below is a genomic window from Pseudomonas cannabina.
GCCTGCTGGGGCGAACTGCGCACCCTGGCTGGACTCATCAAAGGCCTGGCCGGCGTAGTGGTGTCCGGCGCAGTCACCGACGTCGCCGCCTTGCGCGAACATCGCCTGCCGGTATTCAGCCGTGGCATCAGCGCCGTCACGACGCGCAGCCTCGGGGAAAGTGGTGAACTGAACGGGCAGGTCAATATAGGCGGGGTTGTTGTGAGTCCGGGCGACATTGCGATTGGTGATGACGATGGGGTGTTTATCTTGAGCCCGCAGCGGGCGAATGAATTGTTGCCCGGGTTGTTGGCGAAGGAGGGGGCGGATAAAGCGCGGAGAGAGGAATTATTGGAAAGGCTGACTGGAGAAAACACAAGTACCAGATGTCAGCATTAAAAATAAAAAATGTTTTTCAACGTGTAAGGTGCATGCTCGCAGAGCTCATAATAACATCACACATTTTTCAATCACTGAAACAGCACTTTGGGATCCCAAGTACTCATTAAACTGCTGAATCAGCCATTTTTATATTAAGTTTTACAGCGAAGCTCAAGATTGCTGTTGGGTGACCGATGAAGATCGCAAACCCAATCTGTTTCGGATAGCCGCAATGTTTAAGGAGACGCTGATTTATTCTAAAACCCAGCTGTTGCCCCCAGATAAATCAAGGCCTCCAGAGCGTTGCAGGGACGAAAAATCGAATAAATCAGCGCCTCCTTAGAGGGTGTAGACAAAATCATGTAGTGAGTCGGCGCGCGAGTATTCGAGCCTCGGCCAACCAAACCCATGCCTCGCTTACCGCAAAAAGGCGATCATGATGCATGATCAGTCGCCGAGCTCTCTCATTCCAGGCATGAGTTCGCTCCACTACCCATCGCTTGGGCATGACCACAAATCCAGTCTGAACAGGCTCCACGGAAAATAGATCGCCTTGTTCAGAGTGCCATTGCCCTGTTCTTCTGTTATTCGGGCCACGGATCACTTGAACATCGATAGCGTGCAGTTGATGGGTGCGCTGTGCCCATTTTCCTGCGTACGCACTATCAACAAAAAGCGTGCTCAGTGACGGATATTTTTCCTTCGAGTACGCCACCGCATCATCCGCCGCGTCACGATCCTGCACGCTTGCAGCACTGATACTGACAGCCAGCAGCAGGCCCAATGTATCGACAATCAGACTTCGTTTACGCCCCTTCACTTTTTTGCCTGCGTCGTAGCCGCTGTCACCGCCTTGAGGAGAACTGCGGGTCGACTGTGAATCCAGGATCGCTGCTGACGGGCTGTCAGCGCGTTCTTCCCGCTCACGCCATTGAGCTCGCAAGCGATCATGCATTTGCTCGAACTTGCCTTGAGCGCTCCACCGGCGGAACGTTTTGTAGACATTGTCCCAATGAGGAAAATCGCGGGGTAGCATTCGCCATGAGCACCCCGTGCGTACGACATAGCAACAGGCTTCCAGCAACGTGCGCCGAGAGTGAAGCGGTGGCACTCCTCGTCCGCCCTGGCTTTCAAACAGGTCGGCGACCAGTGCCCACTCGGTATCTGTCAAGCAACTCGGATATAGCTGCTCCGGCAGTTGGCGGCGATGGGTTTCATTGTAGCCATAGGCTTTATTAGGTTCAGGTGACTGAAAACTTCCCTTGGCCCGCTGCTTTACACGCGTAATCCCTGCCATTTTCAACGCTTTTGCAAAGGTGTCGGGATGCGCAGTGATACCGGTTTCGGCGAAGAATACGAGCGCCAATTCGGCCTGGCTGGAATAGGGCTGTGCATGAGCGAGTTTCACCAGCACGGGATAGTGCTCGGCGGCAATCGAGCGAGGACGTCCGGTTTTAGGCATGGCTTGAGGGCTATTCAGACAAGGGAGTGAAAGTTTAATTTATTTTGTCTACACCCTCTTAACTCTCAGTTGAAAAAGACCAACCAGGCATTGGAGCGCCGCCTCGCCATGCTTGAACAAGCCGGGCAAATCCTGAATCTGGAGACTGTTGCCGTCGTTCTCGACGGGTTGGGTAAAGTGCAGACCGTCAACGCCTTGTTCGAGACGGAGATGAGCTATTCACAGGGCGAGATTGCTGGTCGTAGTCTTTCCGAGCTGAGCCCGCCGGAGCTGAGCGGTGATACGCATCAGAAGCGCGCGCTGGCTGCGATCCGCGACGGCAAACACTTCAGTGGCACGTTGCGGTTGGTCAGCAAGACAGGCGCCAGGGTCTGGTTGAGGACCGTGGTCGTGCCTTTTAAAAATGAAACGGGCGGCGTCGAGCAGATCACGTTGTACTCCAGTGTCCTGACCCGAACGATTGAGGCCTCACGTGAAAATGAGGCGCTGGTCAATGCATTGCAGCGCTCCACCGCCGTTATCGACTTCACGCTGGAAGGGATTGTCATTGGCGCCAATGATAACTTCCTGAAAGCAATGGGTTATGAGCTGAATCAGATAAAGGGCAAACA
It includes:
- a CDS encoding RraA family protein, which translates into the protein MNKQIAHRQQQLSDAVIEQFRGIAASTIGHLTDSGYLRGIRPLFDGARLVGNVVTVKVHLPDGSILRDALLNSLPGDVLVIECIGDEHCACWGELRTLAGLIKGLAGVVVSGAVTDVAALREHRLPVFSRGISAVTTRSLGESGELNGQVNIGGVVVSPGDIAIGDDDGVFILSPQRANELLPGLLAKEGADKARREELLERLTGENTSTRCQH
- a CDS encoding IS5-like element ISPsy19 family transposase; its protein translation is MPKTGRPRSIAAEHYPVLVKLAHAQPYSSQAELALVFFAETGITAHPDTFAKALKMAGITRVKQRAKGSFQSPEPNKAYGYNETHRRQLPEQLYPSCLTDTEWALVADLFESQGGRGVPPLHSRRTLLEACCYVVRTGCSWRMLPRDFPHWDNVYKTFRRWSAQGKFEQMHDRLRAQWREREERADSPSAAILDSQSTRSSPQGGDSGYDAGKKVKGRKRSLIVDTLGLLLAVSISAASVQDRDAADDAVAYSKEKYPSLSTLFVDSAYAGKWAQRTHQLHAIDVQVIRGPNNRRTGQWHSEQGDLFSVEPVQTGFVVMPKRWVVERTHAWNERARRLIMHHDRLFAVSEAWVWLAEARILARRLTT